In Oncorhynchus nerka isolate Pitt River linkage group LG21, Oner_Uvic_2.0, whole genome shotgun sequence, the following are encoded in one genomic region:
- the LOC115103829 gene encoding myeloid-associated differentiation marker-like: MPVIVLEARDLTSPLSLVRMWALLSGCLTFSLVASLVSPELTSDTHQPSFRILCMLTWCLFFILTFLIHVVNIIQFHSLVPISWKNLTVTVAALAALMTFSASVTFPWAVMGHEGVWPRPIAASLASCLTFLAYATEAYLIRTQTQDQKGYMASVPGLLKVLQLWGGCEMIVLVVEQVRGALVKGAGVGLAAVGWQLWVSGAVYALCLLMSLGTVMVVLGDCAGRCPLPFDRLLASFSLTGVLLYVVATILCFTRVLEQQNPGQEFTDRKTGPTLVVMEAVMTSITLLAYTVDLAFSIKLLRDRSHA; encoded by the coding sequence ATGCCTGTAATTGTACTGGAGGCCAGGGATTTGACCAGCCCTCTGTCGCTGGTGCGTATGTGGGCTCTCCTGTCCGGTTGCCTCACCTTCAGCCTGGTAGCCTCCCTGGTTTCCCCAGAGCTGACCTCTGACACCCACCAGCCCTCCTTCAGGATCCTCTGCATGCTCACCTGGTGCCTCTTCTTCATCCTCACCTTCCTAATCCACGTGGTCAACATCATCCAGTTCCACAGCCTGGTCCCCATCTCCTGGAAGAACCTGACCGTGACTGTGGCGGCTCTCGCCGCCCTCATGACCTTCAGCGCCTCGGTCACCTTTCCTTGGGCGGTCATGGGTCATGAAGGTGTCTGGCCCCGTCCGATCGCCGCCTCCTTGGCATCGTGTCTCACCTTCCTGGCCTATGCAACCGAGGCCTACCTCATCCGAACCCAGACCCAGGACCAGAAGGGCTACATGGCCAGCGTACCCGGCCTGCTCAAGGTGCTCCAGCTCTGGGGAGGATGTGAGATGATCGTCCTGGTGGTGGAGCAGGTCCGTGGAGCTTTGGTAAAAGGAGCCGGGGTAGGGTTGgcagctgtgggttggcagctaTGGGTGTCTGGGGCGGTGTATGCCCTCTGTCTCCTAATGTCCCTGGGTACAGTGATGGTGGTTCTAGGGGACTGTGCTGGGCGATGCCCTCTGCCCTTTGACCGCCTGCTGGCAAGCTTCAGTCTGACAGGGGTGCTTCTCTATGTGGTTGCCACCATACTGTGTTTTACCAGAGTCCTGGAGCAACAAAACCCCGGCCAAGAGTTCACAGACAGGAAAACTGGGCCCACCCTTGTTGTCATGGAAGCGGTGATGACCAGCATTACTCTGCTAGCTTACACAGTGGACCTGGCCTTCTCTATCAAACTGCTGCGGGATAGGAGTCACGCCTGA